In Dasypus novemcinctus isolate mDasNov1 chromosome 23, mDasNov1.1.hap2, whole genome shotgun sequence, the following proteins share a genomic window:
- the ZNF598 gene encoding E3 ubiquitin-protein ligase ZNF598 isoform X3, which translates to MAAAAAGAEGRRAALEAAAAAAPERGGGSCVLCCGDLEATALGRCDHPVCCRCSTKMRVLCEQRYCAVCREELRQVVFGKKLPAFASIPIHQLQHEKKYDIYFADAKVLALYRQLLQHECPRCPELPPFGLFADLEQHMRKQHELFCCKLCLQHLKIFTHERKWYSRKDLARHRMQGDPDDTSHRGHPLCKFCDERYLDNDELLKHLRRDHYFCHFCDSDGAQDYYSDYAYLREHFREKHFLCEEGRCSTEQFTHAFRTEIDLKAHRMACHSRSRAEARQNRQIDLQFSYAPRHSRREGVVSGEDYEEVDRYNRQGRAGRASGRGAQQSRRGSWRYKREEEDREVAAAIRASVAAQLQEEKHQGPKETLANGPVSQEALAAAGPAAGAAPLSALPPPAAKLKEEDFPSLCTSACSAPAAPGPPGLALAYAVPARGRSAFQEDDFPALVPSACKPSTAPTSIISAWNGGGGSRKVAQAGAGSPAGGGGGLPPRKAGKGGGKGRKGGPAPAEEDDGRAGLTAQELRSVPTTVTVSSLLALASCQASAKVGRRKKVGSEKPSAASPPPLPPDHTPKAPGDARTPGAEQVPGSRVDGPGAVVNGHVEGSAPAPCAPKEPPGLPRPLAPLACPPSQEEFPALGGPRAPRTPPPPGFSTAALPKTAPPPPPPGLVPPVSKPPPGFSSLPPSPHPACGPSTPTKTARLAPAPQAYLVPENFRERNLELIQSIKDFLQSDEARFSKFKSHSGQFRQGMISAAQYYQSCRDLLGENFQKIFNELLVLLPDTAKQQELLSAHVDLHSHEKLPGTKPKRGRKGAWQPGTPAGLDCCVCPACQQVLAHGDVGSHQALHAARDEDFPSLQAIARVIT; encoded by the exons atggcggcggcggcggcgggcgcggagGGGCGGCGCGCGGCCctggaggcggcggcggcggcggcgcccgAGCGCGGCGGCGGCAGCTGCGTGCTGTGCTGCGGCGACCTGGAGGCCACGGCGCTGGGCCGCTGCGACCACCCGGTGTGCTGCCGCTGCTCCACCAAGATGCGGGTGCTGTGCGAGCAGCGCTACTGCGCCGTGTGCCGCGAGGAGCTGCGCCAG GTGGTCTTCGGGAAGAAGCTGCCCGCCTTCGCCTCCATCCCCATCCACCAACTGCAGCACGAGAAGAAGTACGACATCTACTTTGCCGACGCGAAGGTGCTGGCGCTGTACAG GCAGCTGCTGCAGCACGAGTGCCCGCGGTGCCCCGAGCTGCCACCCTTCGGGCTCTTCGCTGACCTGGAGCAGCACATGAGGAAGCAGCACGAGCTCTTCTGCTGCAAGCTGTGCCTCCAGCACCTCAAG ATCTTCACGCACGAGCGCAAGTGGTACTCGCGCAAGGATCTGGCGCGGCACCGCATGCAGGGGGACCCGGACGACACCTCTCACCGTGGGCACCCGCTCTGCAAGTTTTGCGACGAGCGCTACCTGGACAACGACGAGCTGCTCAAGCACCTGCGCCGCGACCACTACTTCTGCCACTTCTGCGACTCAGACGGGGCCCAGGACTACTATAG CGACTATGCGTACCTGCGTGAGCACTTCCGGGAGAAGCACTTCCTGTGTGAGGAGGGCCGCTGCAGCACGGAGCAGTTCACCCACGCCTTCCGCACCGAGATCGACCTCAAGGCCCACCGGATGGCGTGCCACAGCCGCAGCCGCGCCGAGGCCCGCCAGAACCGCCAGATTGACCTGCAGTTCAGCTACGCACCGCGGCACTCGCGCCGCGAGG GGGTCGTCAGCGGCGAGGACTACGAGGAGGTGGACAGGTACAACCGCCAGGGCCGCGCGGGCCGGGCCAGTGGGCGCGGAGCCCAGCAGAGCCGTCGAGGGAGCTGGAGGTACAAGAG GGAAGAAGAGGATCGAGAAGTGGCAGCTGCCATTCGGGCCTCGGTGGCAGCGCAGTTGCAGGAGGAGAAGCACCAGG GTCCCAAGGAAACCTTGGCAAATGGCCCcgtgagccaggaggccctggcagcAGCGGGCCCGGCCGCAGGAGCCGCACCCCTGAG CGCCCTCCCGCCCCCCGCTGCGAAGCTCAAGGAAGAAGACTTCCCCAGCCTGTGCACCTCGGCCTGCTCCGCGCCTgcagcccccggccccccgggcTTGGCGCTCGCGTACGCTGTTCCCGCCAGGGGCAGGAGCGCCTTCCAGGAGGACGACTTCCCCGCGCTGGTGCCCTCCGCGTGCAAGCCCAGCACGGCCCCCACCAGCATCATCTCTGCCTGGAACGGCGGTGGTGGCAGCAGGAAGGTGGCGCAGGCCGGGGCGGGATCTCCAgccggcggcgggggcggcctgCCCCCCAGGAAGGCTGGGAAGGGGGGCGGCAAGGGCAGGAAGGGGGGCCCGGCGCCCGCCGAGGAGGACGACGGCCGCGCAGGGCTGACGGCCCAGGAGCTGCGCAGCGTGCCCACCACGGTCACCGTGTCCTCCCTGCTGGCGCTGGCCTCCTGCCAGGCCTCCGCCAAGGTCGGCCGGAGGAAGAAGGTGGGCTCCGAGAAGCCCAGTGCCGCGTCGCCCCCGCCGCTGCCCCCCGACCACACCCCGAAGGCCCCGGGCGACGCCAGGACCCCGGGGGCTGAGCAGGTTCCCGGCAGCAGAGTCGACGGGCCGGGCGCCGTCGTCAACGGGCACGTGGAGGGCTCGGCCCCGGCGCCCTGCGCCCCCAAGGAGCCCCCTGGGCTCCCGCGGCCCCTGGCGCCCCTCGCCTGCCCCCCTTCCCAGGAAGAGTTCCCGGCTCTCGGTGGGCCCCGTGCGCCCCGGACGCCGCCGCCCCCAG GCTTCAGCACTGCGGCGCTCCCAAAGACCGCGCCGCCTCCGCCCCCGCCCGGCCTGGTGCCCCCCGTCAGCAAGCCGCCCCCCGGCTTCTCCAGCCTCCCGCCCAGCCCCCACCCGGCCTGCGGCCCCAGCACCCCCACCAAAAC AGCCAGGCTGGCGCCCGCACCCCAGGCCTACCTGGTCCCCGAGAACTTCCGGGAGAGGAACCTGGAGCTGATCCAGTCCATCAAGGACTTCCTGCAGAGCGACGAGGCCCGCTTCAGCAAGTTCAAGAGCCACTCGGGGCAGTTCCGACAG GGCATGATCTCCGCCGCCCAGTACTACCAGAGCTGCCGGGACCTGCTCGGGGAGAACTTCCAGAAGATCTTCAACGAGCTGCTGGTGCTCCTGCCGGACACGGCCAAGCAGCAGGAGCTGCTGTCGGCACACGTGGACCTCCACAGCCACGAGAAGCTCCCCGGCACCAAGCCCAAGAGGGGCAGGAAGGGCGCGTGGCAGCCGGGCACCCCGGCGGGCCTGGACTGCTGCGTGTGCCCCGCCTGCCAGCAGGTGCTGGCGCACGGCGACGTCGGCAGCCACCAGGCGCTGCACGCCGCCCGCGACGAGGACTTCCCGTCCCTGCAGGCCATTGCCAGAGTCATCACGTAG
- the ZNF598 gene encoding E3 ubiquitin-protein ligase ZNF598 isoform X1: MAAAAAGAEGRRAALEAAAAAAPERGGGSCVLCCGDLEATALGRCDHPVCCRCSTKMRVLCEQRYCAVCREELRQVVFGKKLPAFASIPIHQLQHEKKYDIYFADAKVLALYRQLLQHECPRCPELPPFGLFADLEQHMRKQHELFCCKLCLQHLKIFTHERKWYSRKDLARHRMQGDPDDTSHRGHPLCKFCDERYLDNDELLKHLRRDHYFCHFCDSDGAQDYYSDYAYLREHFREKHFLCEEGRCSTEQFTHAFRTEIDLKAHRMACHSRSRAEARQNRQIDLQFSYAPRHSRREGVVSGEDYEEVDRYNRQGRAGRASGRGAQQSRRGSWRYKREEEDREVAAAIRASVAAQLQEEKHQGEDHEEGGRTQKEEAAVRGPEEPRGPRRPVRTQGDGAGPKETLANGPVSQEALAAAGPAAGAAPLSALPPPAAKLKEEDFPSLCTSACSAPAAPGPPGLALAYAVPARGRSAFQEDDFPALVPSACKPSTAPTSIISAWNGGGGSRKVAQAGAGSPAGGGGGLPPRKAGKGGGKGRKGGPAPAEEDDGRAGLTAQELRSVPTTVTVSSLLALASCQASAKVGRRKKVGSEKPSAASPPPLPPDHTPKAPGDARTPGAEQVPGSRVDGPGAVVNGHVEGSAPAPCAPKEPPGLPRPLAPLACPPSQEEFPALGGPRAPRTPPPPGFSTAALPKTAPPPPPPGLVPPVSKPPPGFSSLPPSPHPACGPSTPTKTARLAPAPQAYLVPENFRERNLELIQSIKDFLQSDEARFSKFKSHSGQFRQGMISAAQYYQSCRDLLGENFQKIFNELLVLLPDTAKQQELLSAHVDLHSHEKLPGTKPKRGRKGAWQPGTPAGLDCCVCPACQQVLAHGDVGSHQALHAARDEDFPSLQAIARVIT, translated from the exons atggcggcggcggcggcgggcgcggagGGGCGGCGCGCGGCCctggaggcggcggcggcggcggcgcccgAGCGCGGCGGCGGCAGCTGCGTGCTGTGCTGCGGCGACCTGGAGGCCACGGCGCTGGGCCGCTGCGACCACCCGGTGTGCTGCCGCTGCTCCACCAAGATGCGGGTGCTGTGCGAGCAGCGCTACTGCGCCGTGTGCCGCGAGGAGCTGCGCCAG GTGGTCTTCGGGAAGAAGCTGCCCGCCTTCGCCTCCATCCCCATCCACCAACTGCAGCACGAGAAGAAGTACGACATCTACTTTGCCGACGCGAAGGTGCTGGCGCTGTACAG GCAGCTGCTGCAGCACGAGTGCCCGCGGTGCCCCGAGCTGCCACCCTTCGGGCTCTTCGCTGACCTGGAGCAGCACATGAGGAAGCAGCACGAGCTCTTCTGCTGCAAGCTGTGCCTCCAGCACCTCAAG ATCTTCACGCACGAGCGCAAGTGGTACTCGCGCAAGGATCTGGCGCGGCACCGCATGCAGGGGGACCCGGACGACACCTCTCACCGTGGGCACCCGCTCTGCAAGTTTTGCGACGAGCGCTACCTGGACAACGACGAGCTGCTCAAGCACCTGCGCCGCGACCACTACTTCTGCCACTTCTGCGACTCAGACGGGGCCCAGGACTACTATAG CGACTATGCGTACCTGCGTGAGCACTTCCGGGAGAAGCACTTCCTGTGTGAGGAGGGCCGCTGCAGCACGGAGCAGTTCACCCACGCCTTCCGCACCGAGATCGACCTCAAGGCCCACCGGATGGCGTGCCACAGCCGCAGCCGCGCCGAGGCCCGCCAGAACCGCCAGATTGACCTGCAGTTCAGCTACGCACCGCGGCACTCGCGCCGCGAGG GGGTCGTCAGCGGCGAGGACTACGAGGAGGTGGACAGGTACAACCGCCAGGGCCGCGCGGGCCGGGCCAGTGGGCGCGGAGCCCAGCAGAGCCGTCGAGGGAGCTGGAGGTACAAGAG GGAAGAAGAGGATCGAGAAGTGGCAGCTGCCATTCGGGCCTCGGTGGCAGCGCAGTTGCAGGAGGAGAAGCACCAGGGTGAGGACCACGAGGAGGGTGGCAGGACCCAGAAGGAGGAGGCGGCTGTGCGGGGGCCTGAGGAGCCCCGTGGCCCCCGGCGCCCCGTGCGGACTCAGGGTGACGGTGCAG GTCCCAAGGAAACCTTGGCAAATGGCCCcgtgagccaggaggccctggcagcAGCGGGCCCGGCCGCAGGAGCCGCACCCCTGAG CGCCCTCCCGCCCCCCGCTGCGAAGCTCAAGGAAGAAGACTTCCCCAGCCTGTGCACCTCGGCCTGCTCCGCGCCTgcagcccccggccccccgggcTTGGCGCTCGCGTACGCTGTTCCCGCCAGGGGCAGGAGCGCCTTCCAGGAGGACGACTTCCCCGCGCTGGTGCCCTCCGCGTGCAAGCCCAGCACGGCCCCCACCAGCATCATCTCTGCCTGGAACGGCGGTGGTGGCAGCAGGAAGGTGGCGCAGGCCGGGGCGGGATCTCCAgccggcggcgggggcggcctgCCCCCCAGGAAGGCTGGGAAGGGGGGCGGCAAGGGCAGGAAGGGGGGCCCGGCGCCCGCCGAGGAGGACGACGGCCGCGCAGGGCTGACGGCCCAGGAGCTGCGCAGCGTGCCCACCACGGTCACCGTGTCCTCCCTGCTGGCGCTGGCCTCCTGCCAGGCCTCCGCCAAGGTCGGCCGGAGGAAGAAGGTGGGCTCCGAGAAGCCCAGTGCCGCGTCGCCCCCGCCGCTGCCCCCCGACCACACCCCGAAGGCCCCGGGCGACGCCAGGACCCCGGGGGCTGAGCAGGTTCCCGGCAGCAGAGTCGACGGGCCGGGCGCCGTCGTCAACGGGCACGTGGAGGGCTCGGCCCCGGCGCCCTGCGCCCCCAAGGAGCCCCCTGGGCTCCCGCGGCCCCTGGCGCCCCTCGCCTGCCCCCCTTCCCAGGAAGAGTTCCCGGCTCTCGGTGGGCCCCGTGCGCCCCGGACGCCGCCGCCCCCAG GCTTCAGCACTGCGGCGCTCCCAAAGACCGCGCCGCCTCCGCCCCCGCCCGGCCTGGTGCCCCCCGTCAGCAAGCCGCCCCCCGGCTTCTCCAGCCTCCCGCCCAGCCCCCACCCGGCCTGCGGCCCCAGCACCCCCACCAAAAC AGCCAGGCTGGCGCCCGCACCCCAGGCCTACCTGGTCCCCGAGAACTTCCGGGAGAGGAACCTGGAGCTGATCCAGTCCATCAAGGACTTCCTGCAGAGCGACGAGGCCCGCTTCAGCAAGTTCAAGAGCCACTCGGGGCAGTTCCGACAG GGCATGATCTCCGCCGCCCAGTACTACCAGAGCTGCCGGGACCTGCTCGGGGAGAACTTCCAGAAGATCTTCAACGAGCTGCTGGTGCTCCTGCCGGACACGGCCAAGCAGCAGGAGCTGCTGTCGGCACACGTGGACCTCCACAGCCACGAGAAGCTCCCCGGCACCAAGCCCAAGAGGGGCAGGAAGGGCGCGTGGCAGCCGGGCACCCCGGCGGGCCTGGACTGCTGCGTGTGCCCCGCCTGCCAGCAGGTGCTGGCGCACGGCGACGTCGGCAGCCACCAGGCGCTGCACGCCGCCCGCGACGAGGACTTCCCGTCCCTGCAGGCCATTGCCAGAGTCATCACGTAG
- the ZNF598 gene encoding E3 ubiquitin-protein ligase ZNF598 isoform X2, translated as MAAAAAGAEGRRAALEAAAAAAPERGGGSCVLCCGDLEATALGRCDHPVCCRCSTKMRVLCEQRYCAVCREELRQVVFGKKLPAFASIPIHQLQHEKKYDIYFADAKVLALYRQLLQHECPRCPELPPFGLFADLEQHMRKQHELFCCKLCLQHLKIFTHERKWYSRKDLARHRMQGDPDDTSHRGHPLCKFCDERYLDNDELLKHLRRDHYFCHFCDSDGAQDYYSDYAYLREHFREKHFLCEEGRCSTEQFTHAFRTEIDLKAHRMACHSRSRAEARQNRQIDLQFSYAPRHSRREGVVSGEDYEEVDRYNRQGRAGRASGRGAQQSRRGSWREEEDREVAAAIRASVAAQLQEEKHQGEDHEEGGRTQKEEAAVRGPEEPRGPRRPVRTQGDGAGPKETLANGPVSQEALAAAGPAAGAAPLSALPPPAAKLKEEDFPSLCTSACSAPAAPGPPGLALAYAVPARGRSAFQEDDFPALVPSACKPSTAPTSIISAWNGGGGSRKVAQAGAGSPAGGGGGLPPRKAGKGGGKGRKGGPAPAEEDDGRAGLTAQELRSVPTTVTVSSLLALASCQASAKVGRRKKVGSEKPSAASPPPLPPDHTPKAPGDARTPGAEQVPGSRVDGPGAVVNGHVEGSAPAPCAPKEPPGLPRPLAPLACPPSQEEFPALGGPRAPRTPPPPGFSTAALPKTAPPPPPPGLVPPVSKPPPGFSSLPPSPHPACGPSTPTKTARLAPAPQAYLVPENFRERNLELIQSIKDFLQSDEARFSKFKSHSGQFRQGMISAAQYYQSCRDLLGENFQKIFNELLVLLPDTAKQQELLSAHVDLHSHEKLPGTKPKRGRKGAWQPGTPAGLDCCVCPACQQVLAHGDVGSHQALHAARDEDFPSLQAIARVIT; from the exons atggcggcggcggcggcgggcgcggagGGGCGGCGCGCGGCCctggaggcggcggcggcggcggcgcccgAGCGCGGCGGCGGCAGCTGCGTGCTGTGCTGCGGCGACCTGGAGGCCACGGCGCTGGGCCGCTGCGACCACCCGGTGTGCTGCCGCTGCTCCACCAAGATGCGGGTGCTGTGCGAGCAGCGCTACTGCGCCGTGTGCCGCGAGGAGCTGCGCCAG GTGGTCTTCGGGAAGAAGCTGCCCGCCTTCGCCTCCATCCCCATCCACCAACTGCAGCACGAGAAGAAGTACGACATCTACTTTGCCGACGCGAAGGTGCTGGCGCTGTACAG GCAGCTGCTGCAGCACGAGTGCCCGCGGTGCCCCGAGCTGCCACCCTTCGGGCTCTTCGCTGACCTGGAGCAGCACATGAGGAAGCAGCACGAGCTCTTCTGCTGCAAGCTGTGCCTCCAGCACCTCAAG ATCTTCACGCACGAGCGCAAGTGGTACTCGCGCAAGGATCTGGCGCGGCACCGCATGCAGGGGGACCCGGACGACACCTCTCACCGTGGGCACCCGCTCTGCAAGTTTTGCGACGAGCGCTACCTGGACAACGACGAGCTGCTCAAGCACCTGCGCCGCGACCACTACTTCTGCCACTTCTGCGACTCAGACGGGGCCCAGGACTACTATAG CGACTATGCGTACCTGCGTGAGCACTTCCGGGAGAAGCACTTCCTGTGTGAGGAGGGCCGCTGCAGCACGGAGCAGTTCACCCACGCCTTCCGCACCGAGATCGACCTCAAGGCCCACCGGATGGCGTGCCACAGCCGCAGCCGCGCCGAGGCCCGCCAGAACCGCCAGATTGACCTGCAGTTCAGCTACGCACCGCGGCACTCGCGCCGCGAGG GGGTCGTCAGCGGCGAGGACTACGAGGAGGTGGACAGGTACAACCGCCAGGGCCGCGCGGGCCGGGCCAGTGGGCGCGGAGCCCAGCAGAGCCGTCGAGGGAGCTGGAG GGAAGAAGAGGATCGAGAAGTGGCAGCTGCCATTCGGGCCTCGGTGGCAGCGCAGTTGCAGGAGGAGAAGCACCAGGGTGAGGACCACGAGGAGGGTGGCAGGACCCAGAAGGAGGAGGCGGCTGTGCGGGGGCCTGAGGAGCCCCGTGGCCCCCGGCGCCCCGTGCGGACTCAGGGTGACGGTGCAG GTCCCAAGGAAACCTTGGCAAATGGCCCcgtgagccaggaggccctggcagcAGCGGGCCCGGCCGCAGGAGCCGCACCCCTGAG CGCCCTCCCGCCCCCCGCTGCGAAGCTCAAGGAAGAAGACTTCCCCAGCCTGTGCACCTCGGCCTGCTCCGCGCCTgcagcccccggccccccgggcTTGGCGCTCGCGTACGCTGTTCCCGCCAGGGGCAGGAGCGCCTTCCAGGAGGACGACTTCCCCGCGCTGGTGCCCTCCGCGTGCAAGCCCAGCACGGCCCCCACCAGCATCATCTCTGCCTGGAACGGCGGTGGTGGCAGCAGGAAGGTGGCGCAGGCCGGGGCGGGATCTCCAgccggcggcgggggcggcctgCCCCCCAGGAAGGCTGGGAAGGGGGGCGGCAAGGGCAGGAAGGGGGGCCCGGCGCCCGCCGAGGAGGACGACGGCCGCGCAGGGCTGACGGCCCAGGAGCTGCGCAGCGTGCCCACCACGGTCACCGTGTCCTCCCTGCTGGCGCTGGCCTCCTGCCAGGCCTCCGCCAAGGTCGGCCGGAGGAAGAAGGTGGGCTCCGAGAAGCCCAGTGCCGCGTCGCCCCCGCCGCTGCCCCCCGACCACACCCCGAAGGCCCCGGGCGACGCCAGGACCCCGGGGGCTGAGCAGGTTCCCGGCAGCAGAGTCGACGGGCCGGGCGCCGTCGTCAACGGGCACGTGGAGGGCTCGGCCCCGGCGCCCTGCGCCCCCAAGGAGCCCCCTGGGCTCCCGCGGCCCCTGGCGCCCCTCGCCTGCCCCCCTTCCCAGGAAGAGTTCCCGGCTCTCGGTGGGCCCCGTGCGCCCCGGACGCCGCCGCCCCCAG GCTTCAGCACTGCGGCGCTCCCAAAGACCGCGCCGCCTCCGCCCCCGCCCGGCCTGGTGCCCCCCGTCAGCAAGCCGCCCCCCGGCTTCTCCAGCCTCCCGCCCAGCCCCCACCCGGCCTGCGGCCCCAGCACCCCCACCAAAAC AGCCAGGCTGGCGCCCGCACCCCAGGCCTACCTGGTCCCCGAGAACTTCCGGGAGAGGAACCTGGAGCTGATCCAGTCCATCAAGGACTTCCTGCAGAGCGACGAGGCCCGCTTCAGCAAGTTCAAGAGCCACTCGGGGCAGTTCCGACAG GGCATGATCTCCGCCGCCCAGTACTACCAGAGCTGCCGGGACCTGCTCGGGGAGAACTTCCAGAAGATCTTCAACGAGCTGCTGGTGCTCCTGCCGGACACGGCCAAGCAGCAGGAGCTGCTGTCGGCACACGTGGACCTCCACAGCCACGAGAAGCTCCCCGGCACCAAGCCCAAGAGGGGCAGGAAGGGCGCGTGGCAGCCGGGCACCCCGGCGGGCCTGGACTGCTGCGTGTGCCCCGCCTGCCAGCAGGTGCTGGCGCACGGCGACGTCGGCAGCCACCAGGCGCTGCACGCCGCCCGCGACGAGGACTTCCCGTCCCTGCAGGCCATTGCCAGAGTCATCACGTAG
- the ZNF598 gene encoding E3 ubiquitin-protein ligase ZNF598 isoform X4 — protein MRKQHELFCCKLCLQHLKIFTHERKWYSRKDLARHRMQGDPDDTSHRGHPLCKFCDERYLDNDELLKHLRRDHYFCHFCDSDGAQDYYSDYAYLREHFREKHFLCEEGRCSTEQFTHAFRTEIDLKAHRMACHSRSRAEARQNRQIDLQFSYAPRHSRREGVVSGEDYEEVDRYNRQGRAGRASGRGAQQSRRGSWRYKREEEDREVAAAIRASVAAQLQEEKHQGEDHEEGGRTQKEEAAVRGPEEPRGPRRPVRTQGDGAGPKETLANGPVSQEALAAAGPAAGAAPLSALPPPAAKLKEEDFPSLCTSACSAPAAPGPPGLALAYAVPARGRSAFQEDDFPALVPSACKPSTAPTSIISAWNGGGGSRKVAQAGAGSPAGGGGGLPPRKAGKGGGKGRKGGPAPAEEDDGRAGLTAQELRSVPTTVTVSSLLALASCQASAKVGRRKKVGSEKPSAASPPPLPPDHTPKAPGDARTPGAEQVPGSRVDGPGAVVNGHVEGSAPAPCAPKEPPGLPRPLAPLACPPSQEEFPALGGPRAPRTPPPPGFSTAALPKTAPPPPPPGLVPPVSKPPPGFSSLPPSPHPACGPSTPTKTARLAPAPQAYLVPENFRERNLELIQSIKDFLQSDEARFSKFKSHSGQFRQGMISAAQYYQSCRDLLGENFQKIFNELLVLLPDTAKQQELLSAHVDLHSHEKLPGTKPKRGRKGAWQPGTPAGLDCCVCPACQQVLAHGDVGSHQALHAARDEDFPSLQAIARVIT, from the exons ATGAGGAAGCAGCACGAGCTCTTCTGCTGCAAGCTGTGCCTCCAGCACCTCAAG ATCTTCACGCACGAGCGCAAGTGGTACTCGCGCAAGGATCTGGCGCGGCACCGCATGCAGGGGGACCCGGACGACACCTCTCACCGTGGGCACCCGCTCTGCAAGTTTTGCGACGAGCGCTACCTGGACAACGACGAGCTGCTCAAGCACCTGCGCCGCGACCACTACTTCTGCCACTTCTGCGACTCAGACGGGGCCCAGGACTACTATAG CGACTATGCGTACCTGCGTGAGCACTTCCGGGAGAAGCACTTCCTGTGTGAGGAGGGCCGCTGCAGCACGGAGCAGTTCACCCACGCCTTCCGCACCGAGATCGACCTCAAGGCCCACCGGATGGCGTGCCACAGCCGCAGCCGCGCCGAGGCCCGCCAGAACCGCCAGATTGACCTGCAGTTCAGCTACGCACCGCGGCACTCGCGCCGCGAGG GGGTCGTCAGCGGCGAGGACTACGAGGAGGTGGACAGGTACAACCGCCAGGGCCGCGCGGGCCGGGCCAGTGGGCGCGGAGCCCAGCAGAGCCGTCGAGGGAGCTGGAGGTACAAGAG GGAAGAAGAGGATCGAGAAGTGGCAGCTGCCATTCGGGCCTCGGTGGCAGCGCAGTTGCAGGAGGAGAAGCACCAGGGTGAGGACCACGAGGAGGGTGGCAGGACCCAGAAGGAGGAGGCGGCTGTGCGGGGGCCTGAGGAGCCCCGTGGCCCCCGGCGCCCCGTGCGGACTCAGGGTGACGGTGCAG GTCCCAAGGAAACCTTGGCAAATGGCCCcgtgagccaggaggccctggcagcAGCGGGCCCGGCCGCAGGAGCCGCACCCCTGAG CGCCCTCCCGCCCCCCGCTGCGAAGCTCAAGGAAGAAGACTTCCCCAGCCTGTGCACCTCGGCCTGCTCCGCGCCTgcagcccccggccccccgggcTTGGCGCTCGCGTACGCTGTTCCCGCCAGGGGCAGGAGCGCCTTCCAGGAGGACGACTTCCCCGCGCTGGTGCCCTCCGCGTGCAAGCCCAGCACGGCCCCCACCAGCATCATCTCTGCCTGGAACGGCGGTGGTGGCAGCAGGAAGGTGGCGCAGGCCGGGGCGGGATCTCCAgccggcggcgggggcggcctgCCCCCCAGGAAGGCTGGGAAGGGGGGCGGCAAGGGCAGGAAGGGGGGCCCGGCGCCCGCCGAGGAGGACGACGGCCGCGCAGGGCTGACGGCCCAGGAGCTGCGCAGCGTGCCCACCACGGTCACCGTGTCCTCCCTGCTGGCGCTGGCCTCCTGCCAGGCCTCCGCCAAGGTCGGCCGGAGGAAGAAGGTGGGCTCCGAGAAGCCCAGTGCCGCGTCGCCCCCGCCGCTGCCCCCCGACCACACCCCGAAGGCCCCGGGCGACGCCAGGACCCCGGGGGCTGAGCAGGTTCCCGGCAGCAGAGTCGACGGGCCGGGCGCCGTCGTCAACGGGCACGTGGAGGGCTCGGCCCCGGCGCCCTGCGCCCCCAAGGAGCCCCCTGGGCTCCCGCGGCCCCTGGCGCCCCTCGCCTGCCCCCCTTCCCAGGAAGAGTTCCCGGCTCTCGGTGGGCCCCGTGCGCCCCGGACGCCGCCGCCCCCAG GCTTCAGCACTGCGGCGCTCCCAAAGACCGCGCCGCCTCCGCCCCCGCCCGGCCTGGTGCCCCCCGTCAGCAAGCCGCCCCCCGGCTTCTCCAGCCTCCCGCCCAGCCCCCACCCGGCCTGCGGCCCCAGCACCCCCACCAAAAC AGCCAGGCTGGCGCCCGCACCCCAGGCCTACCTGGTCCCCGAGAACTTCCGGGAGAGGAACCTGGAGCTGATCCAGTCCATCAAGGACTTCCTGCAGAGCGACGAGGCCCGCTTCAGCAAGTTCAAGAGCCACTCGGGGCAGTTCCGACAG GGCATGATCTCCGCCGCCCAGTACTACCAGAGCTGCCGGGACCTGCTCGGGGAGAACTTCCAGAAGATCTTCAACGAGCTGCTGGTGCTCCTGCCGGACACGGCCAAGCAGCAGGAGCTGCTGTCGGCACACGTGGACCTCCACAGCCACGAGAAGCTCCCCGGCACCAAGCCCAAGAGGGGCAGGAAGGGCGCGTGGCAGCCGGGCACCCCGGCGGGCCTGGACTGCTGCGTGTGCCCCGCCTGCCAGCAGGTGCTGGCGCACGGCGACGTCGGCAGCCACCAGGCGCTGCACGCCGCCCGCGACGAGGACTTCCCGTCCCTGCAGGCCATTGCCAGAGTCATCACGTAG